A single genomic interval of Flavobacteriales bacterium harbors:
- a CDS encoding response regulator transcription factor — MKHLKLIVVDDHPMLRSGIVSLFEDVETIEVTCEAKNGSEALKCIENNRPDVVLMDINIDGQLDLSTTETIKERWPEIKVLAFSMHEEVQVIRRMVKAGASGYLLKSASHQEVLRAIRAVGNGETYYGQQVLEIMTQTITSEGDEDNSDVSLSNREREVLHYVAKEFTNQEIAEKINISLRTVETHKRNLIKKLRVKNVVGLVRFALEQGPIVGLG; from the coding sequence ATGAAACATCTTAAATTGATTGTGGTTGATGATCATCCGATGCTCAGAAGTGGAATCGTTTCGCTTTTTGAGGATGTGGAAACCATTGAAGTGACCTGTGAAGCCAAGAATGGCAGCGAAGCGTTGAAATGTATTGAGAATAACCGACCAGATGTGGTGCTGATGGATATTAATATCGATGGTCAGCTGGATTTGTCCACAACGGAAACGATCAAAGAAAGATGGCCAGAGATTAAAGTACTAGCGTTCTCTATGCACGAAGAAGTGCAGGTTATTCGAAGAATGGTGAAGGCTGGAGCTTCGGGCTATTTACTTAAGAGCGCATCGCACCAAGAGGTGTTGCGCGCCATAAGAGCTGTTGGAAATGGTGAGACCTATTACGGACAACAAGTGCTCGAGATCATGACTCAAACCATCACCTCCGAGGGAGATGAAGATAATTCGGATGTTTCGCTAAGCAACAGAGAGCGCGAAGTGCTTCATTATGTGGCCAAGGAATTTACGAACCAGGAAATAGCGGAAAAGATCAACATCAGTTTAAGGACCGTAGAAACGCATAAGCGTAATTTGATAAAGAAATTGCGTGTTAAGAATGTGGTCGGATTGGTGCGATTTGCGCTCGAACAAGGCCCGATTGTAGGTTTGGGCTAA